The following proteins are co-located in the Archocentrus centrarchus isolate MPI-CPG fArcCen1 unplaced genomic scaffold, fArcCen1 scaffold_53_ctg1, whole genome shotgun sequence genome:
- the LOC115777439 gene encoding protein turtle homolog A-like: MMEGPSVLPLLFLISLLTHTTKQAHLSVSSKTSQLFADAFVTLSCEEDDSSAGWTLRRNTSTETRAECGNGFGKLTGSSCDISYIDPLESGVYWCESREGAISNMVNLTVSGGSVILQCPVLPVMEGDDVTLLCQTKTTPSNLTAAFYKDGIFIGKAATGHMTIQHVSRSDEGLYKCDISGHGESPSSWITVTERHTTTPPPTSTSPPGFNLILVLLVIIGSVTAVILLVLLVLLLRCVCRKPEVRIRLQTYRQFKITNIFV, translated from the exons CTCATCTTAGTGTGAGTTCAAAAACATCTCAGCTGTTTGCAGATGCCTTTgtgactctgagctgtgaggaggacgacagctctgctggatggactttgaggagaaacacaagcacagaaACCAGAGCTGAGTGTGGAAATGGGTTTGGAAAACTAACTGGTTCTTCCTGTGACATCAGCTACATTGACCCACTGGAGAGTGgcgtttactggtgtgagtccagagagggtgccatcagtaacatggttaacctcacagtctctg gtggatcagtgatcctgcagtgtcctgtcctccctgtgatggagggagatgacgtcactctgctctgtcaaacaaagaccactccctccaacctcacagctgctttctataaagatggcatCTTCATCGGGAAAGCggctacaggtcacatgaccatccagcatgtttccaggtctgatgaaggcctctacaagtgtgacatcagcggtcatggagagtctccatccagctggatcactgtcacag agagacacaccaccacacctccacctacatccacctcTCCTCCTGGTTTCAATCTTATTCTTGTTTTGTTGGTAATCATTGGATCAGTCACAGCTGTGATTctactggtgttactggttctgCTGTTGAGATGTGTTTGTAGGAAACCTGAAGTGAGAATAAGACTTCAAACCTAtaggcaatttaaaatcaccaatatttttgtttaa